The region CAGGGCACAGAGACTGTTGtctcagaggtcaggggtcaccagAGTTTCCTTGCTGCGGCCCCCTGGATTAGTCTTCCTCTGAGGAGAGCTGGGCTCCGTCGTCATGAACTTCCCTGTAGGGGCCCAGCGAGCCCCCTTCCACAACATAGCTCCCTGTGCTGAACCTCAGCCCCTCAGACAGCTTCTGGGCTGCCAGCTTGGCCTGCAACTCCTGAGGGAAACACACAATTCAGGAAAGATGCTTACATTGAAAGGGTAATTAACCTGGAAAATGAGCAAGTGCTTAGCAGTAAGCATTAGGCTGCTATGCTATACTATGAATGGAAGTAGCATAGGGAGTGTTCATCATCAGATGAGCAGTGTTTTTGTGGTGATAATGGAATAGGTAGGTAGACGTTGCCTCAACACTTATAACACATTTCATTCCCTCATGTAATCTGTGGGGTAACTGTTACCTTGAGGAGTGAGCATTTTGGTGTTGTTGGACATACCTTAAATGGTGCTCTGTGGTGTGATGTGTCAGACAGACCCAGGGACCACTCACCTGGTGTTTCCTGGTCTGTTCGCGTAGCAGGTCAGCTGACTGCTCCAGTGTCAGCAGCTGGGCAGGGCCGTAGTGGAGCAGTGGGAGCCTGGCCGCAGTGATGTCATCAATGTGCTTCCTGTCTCGCTCCCTCCTGGCCTCAACGGAGAGCACCGGTGATGGTAATAAGCCTCCAGGGGATTGGTTGGGTGACAGAGACCCTGACGGGGAGCCATCAGTGTTGTGGGCAAACCTGCAAACATTACAGGAAGAGTTAATATAAGAGTTAGTAGGTGAGAATATTAGTGCATCTCCATAACTAAAGGCAGCATCACTGAACTATACAGTATTCTCATACTTTCATACAATGTGGACTTACTGATTAGGCTTGTACTTCTGTCTCCTCGTAACCGGGTCCTTCTCAGTCCTCTCCAGGACTTCTATGTAGTGTGGTTTCttctgtggctgccttccaaggaAGGGGTTGCCAGTAGCAGGTCTGTTGAATGTGTCTTTAAGGGATCCACTCGAGCCAGTTGAGTGGTCAGACAGAGTGACCCTCTGCAAGGCTTCCGCTAGGTCGCTCTCTTTTGTCCTGTCAGAGTCTGGAGAGACCTCTGCATCATCACCAGCCTGGGCCATATTCATGGTTCCAGCAGCAGATATTTTGGACACACTGTCTTCTTTCAGCGTGTCAACTGTTTTGCTCTCCTGAACATCAGGTGACAGTGGTGAGATGTCCAATTCTTGGACATTTCCAGGAGCTGTGTCCCCAGCTTGTCTCCTATGTTGGGAAGTTCCCGGTTTATTCTGGCTACCACGTGGTCTTTGTGTCAAAGCCTGCTGGTATTTAGACTGCAGCTCTGTCCTGACAGAAGACAGCATATCttgcttcctctcctcttcttcattGTGGGCAAGAGCAAGGCATATTCTCTCTGCAAAGTCTGAGATCTTCTTCCCTTTGTCTGGAAGGGTCTGTATAAACCTCCTGTTGATAACATATCGAATCAGTCTGTCAACAAGAGATAGCCAATAATGAACTACTGCTTTCAGCTCAACTTTAAGAAAATGTAGTTGGCAGTGATAGTAAAACAAAGGAATGTCAGGTTCAGGGTAAAAGGCATTTCCCTAGTTCAAgtaacgtcagctagctagccTACAGGTGGATAGTATATACACACAAGCGCCAAAACTGGCACCACTGTCTAGGCAACTGCTGGAAGTTTCTAGAATAATGTAATGTTGTTGTAGAGACTAACCATGAGTTCACTTCTGTCAGATGAATGATATGAAGTTACTTACTTGTTAGATAATAATTTATCTTGGCGTGACAGTAATTCACCAAGTTCTTCTTTGCTCTTGGTTTTGAGATCCCCCACTTGCCCCTGGCGTTCTGATGGAGCTGCCCACGATGACGAGGACATTGTTAGCAAGCTAGTAGCTACTAGTCTAAAACCCGCCCAAATAAGCTTACCGAATAGCTCAAATTACCCTATAAAAACATTACTTAGTTAGTCCATTAGCGTTACACTTAATGGGATTATGTTGTTCAATAAAATATACATTCATATTCAGCTGCCTGTTAGCTAGAACTTGTATTTTGGTAGCTACGTAGCTCGCGCGCTGTCATTGTAACCGGAAGTAGTACGGAAGTATGATACCTTCAATATTGTTCTTCTTTTGCTTTAGGATTTGGTTGGCGGATCGCATCCAACTTTTGGGTgcatacaccgccacctactgtactggtgtGTGAGGCCATTCACGGCCTACCTACAGTATTGATGAACGTTTTACGTTTAGCTCAcacaatataatttaaaagtatgcattacgGTGTCGCTAATAGAATAATTGTGGCAAAaacgaatgtagacattaataaattaATTTCTATAGGTTCCAAAAATATTATGTTAAACGGTGTAGCTATGTAGTgccaagatggagtcatggtggCTTCAACACAGTACCCTCTatagtcatctagtgtatatataaacaaTTGGATGCTACATATAACCTCCCTGAAAGCTTCACAAAATGAACAATTTCAGCCACTGGACTGTGACCATTTTCATGAATGATTATAAAAACACCACAATGTCACATTTCCAAagtcaaatcaatcaaatgtatttataaagcccttcttaaatcaactgatgtcacaaagttctgtacagaaacccagcctagaaccccaaacagcaagcaatgcaggtgtagaagcacagtggctaggaaaaactccctagaaaggccagggcctaggaagaaacctagagaggaaccaggctatgaggggaggaGTCCTCTTCAGAAGAggagtcctcttctgtctgtgctgggtggagattataacagaacatggtcaagacgACGAGCAgggtcatataataataattaataataataataaaacatacaCTGATTTCATTAGTATTCGCTGGATGAGTATCATTCAAGAAAGGCACATCATGCTTATCATAACTTCTCATATACACAGTCCTGGCAGTGTAGACAAATTACTTATACCAGTGGCTCAGGGATGGCAGTCAGTAGAAATACAGTTCTTCAGTTTTGTCAGATATAGTTAAATATTATCCAatagataaaaataaaaaaattaaacgaTTATCATCACAGTTGTGGAGTATCTGTGATGAAGCTGTTAATAAAGGcacaaagtatatatattttacatatttGTACATAATTTgactaataataaaataatattgCATCTAATTTATAGAGAGCAAACAAAAAAATTTAGAAAAAGATACAGTATACATTTAAACCTTCATACATGATAGTGAATTCAGAATTCCATAAACCATACAAGAACATTCACTGTAAACAAAACCAAACATAATTGAATACTTTCAAGTATTATTTACAGAACAGTAGACTATTTACACAATATGCAACATATTCCCTTATACAGTATACTGAATAGCTTTCATAAAAAGTATTTATTCATGTGATTACTCAATGTTAATCTTTGCTGTTATCTCCATAAGTTTCATGAAAGGTGTGTAGATTTTGGATGGGCTTGATCTTGGTCGAGAACAGGATGGGGCTGAAATGTCCGTCTCTGGACTTGAGGCTTTATCTGTGATTGGAACTGAGGCAGGCTCTTCTGTACTGGACTGATCAGGGCTTAGAGGGCCAGACGTAGACAGCGTTGGACTGGTTAGTGTTCCAAAGGATCTTGAGGAGTTGGTTGACAGATACCTGCTGTACTCAGGAGGAGTGTATCTCAGTAAACTAGACTCCAGTCTGCTGGGTGGCGGTAGACCTGATCTGAATGTCCTAGACTGTCCTAGGTATTCTGTAGAAGAGGGGTGGATTGGGGTTTGTCTGGGTTGGTAATGTGCTGCTGGAGGTTGGACATTAGTTTCAATCTCATACCCTTGTATTTCAGGTCTGTGGAAGTAAAATGAGAAAACAGAATAAGAAACTTAAAAGAGAAACCCAACTACAGGAAATGAAGACACGTGTATAGTAGAACCAGTGGTTCATACCTGGGGAGCAGATCACAGCCCACTCCTATCTCTCTGGTTTGCACAACTTCCCTTGGCACACTCTGTACAGACATAAAATACTTCAGCTTGTCTTCTAACTCATTATTCTAGGAGGAAGGAACAAAGTCAGATCATGCAAATGAGGTGGATGTGATGTAATCCAAGtggaccagacagagacagaaggtgTCAAAAGGTGCAACACTGAATTTAGAGGTAGAGTCATGTCAAAGGACAACACACAGATTGACGATCCGAAACGTAGGAGAACGCTGGACATGAATGCATCCATAAAGTTAAAGTTTTGAAAACCACACCAACATTCATAATGTTCGGGAAGTGGACAGTACATAGTGTGGTCGCAGTCCAGTCTTACCTCACACTCCACAATAGCAATTCTGTCCAGAAGCTCTGAGATGAACATGTCCTTCTGTGCCACTTTAGCTCGTAATGATTCAACCTTTACATTTTCAAGATgaaaaaaagaaacaaactttGCATATCAGTATAACATTCATATGTCAGTGTACTCATGTTTCCattgacagtgagacagagagagagagagagagagagagagagagagagagagagagagagacatcttaGTCATTCACCTCCTCTATCATGCCTTTGACCTTCCTCTGCTGACAGAACACCATGTCATTCAGGTGTTTGATTCTCTCACGGAGCTCCCCTGCCTCCTCTTCCAACGTTTGAGAACTGTAATAATTAATTATAGTGTTATCACTTCAGTATATACATTTCAATGGGATGGAACATATAAAATGCCATTTTTGTTTTGGCATTTGTACCTCTTTGCTACAGTTGCATCTGTTTTGTTTGTCACCTCCATCGAGCGTAGACGCTGTTCACATTCCTGCAGTTTCTTCTGAAGATGGCCCTTTTCCTGCAAAAAATACATATTATTATAGTATTCTTGCCCAAAGGACATATTACACCTAAAAACTATAGATATAAAGATAATGTTGCATGCATTATTGCATTATTGGATGCGTTATTCTGGGTCTTACCTGTCCCATACAGTCCAGCAGGCGCTCCACCTCACTGATCCTCTGGTCCCTTTCAGCGATCTTGGCCTCCGCAATCTTAGCattcttctctgcctcctctaaTCGCCTAATATACTCGTCAATTTGGGCCTAGTTGAAAAACATTGATGGTAAACAAAATATATTAAAAGCTTTAAGGCAGAGAACATACAATTTAATCTGGGCTCATTATCATATCAACACTTGGAAGTTAGGCTACTCTACATTTAACAGTACCATAGTGAGTTACTTGTACCACTAGAGGGAGACTCATACCACTTGTATGAGCAGAGTGAAACTGAAACCTTTCATACTGTTGACATCACATGAGGTTGGGGGCACCTTAATTGGAGAGAACGGGATCATGGTAATGGcaggagcagaatcagtggaatggtatcaaacatatggtttccCTTCCATTTGCTCCATTACGGACATAATTATGAGCTGTTctcccatcagcagcctcctgtggtttacATATACACTTTTCATTAATATGTAAGATGGTGAAAACATCACCGGCGTTGGTTTTCGCATGATTAACCGATCACCGCCCTTTCTCTTCAGGCAGTGGCTTGTACGAAGTGATATCAGAAGGAGACTCAGCAGTACCTGTAgcttctctatctcctctctgtgtttcctctgctcctcctgaagtctctcctcatactgtctcTGTAGCCTCGCTGTCACCTCCTGCACTGCATGGCTGTTGGCCTCCTGAGACGACTCCACCTGGACAACACAAGCACACATCTATCAGTCAATTTCAAACAACACTGTGACGATTCAAAGACCTGCTAAAGAACATTCATGTAGAAATGTCTGTTGATTCTGTATTTTTCTAGTGAGTCCGGCATGAATGTTAATAGTTCAAATCTGGAGGACTGGTTCTTTGAGCTTCAACTATCTGTCAATGACATGTCATTCATCATCACATAGAATTGAAGTTGAGTGTTCAGTGGTCAGAGCGGACAAAGCAGGTCAGAGAAGGCCAATCAGTCAAAGGATCAGGGGAGTCACAATCGAACATTGAATGAAACAACCAGAACATGAAGTGTGTGAAAACAAGCAGAGCATTCTGAGACTGAAGTAGAGAGGTAAATTAAAAGAACGTAAGTGTAAGTAAGCCACAGAGAGATATCAATCATACAATGCAGGGATGgtcaactttgatgggggtgtggccacaaaaaatctgaactcattatAAGGGGCCGAAGTACCCACATGTGCGTACAACGCCTCCTACCACATtgcaagcaaaacattttagcagcccccctcttgacagtggagagaacatttttacattttagagttaatttcatgcaattctacacattttgcaatggtgCGTACAGAAAAAGTTGCAATTTTAAAGTAATTATTCACAATTCTTtactgcaattcttcacattttgccatagggtgaaGAGATTTAGCAATTTTACAACTAATTTAgtgcaattctacaaatttttCCATAGAATGCCAAGGGCTCCTTATAGACCCaatgctcccgagtggcacagcggtctaaggcactgcatcacagaccctggttcaatcctgggctgtatcacaactggtcgtgattgggagtcccatagggcggagtcGTCTGGGACGCGCTCACCAGAcaagcacacgcactgtcgtggatgcaaggtccgatcccacttctgacagcaatgtaatgaaacagcagggagcaggtctcgaaccttTGACCTTCTAGCCTGTAGTCTAGCGCGCTATCGACTATACCGCAAAAATGGAGAATTAAAAATAGGTCTTGCCCCTGGTTCAGTCCAGAGCTATCAGAGTCATACACAACAGAGATGCTGCCTGGGCCAAAACTATATCCACAGACTTGGCCCAGACTGGCAGTCTGTCAGGGGATTGAGAAATTGTGTGTAAAactagaaaaaaaaaagaaaaaaaaagccaAAGGTGATTATTATGTTAATACCCTATCTGAATGCACAGGGAACACAGCTACATTTTGGAAAGCTGATAAGTCCCCCAATAAATTCATTTAGATTCTGGCCCTATTACAGACCAAATTGATATCATTAATGCATTTAATCACCATTTTATATCTGCAGGCtttatatttaaatgtatttcaaaACCAGCCCTAAAAGAGTAGTTTAGATGTTGATGGGGAAAATCTATTGAATGATACAGAAAATGCTGGTCAGAAGTTTTCTTTTCAGAAATTCACTGataaagaagtcctggatgctaatgtaacggatgtgaaatagctagctagttagcggtggtgtgcgctaaatagcgtttcaatcggtgacgtcacttgctctgagaccttgaagtagttgttccccttgctcagcgatgggtaacgatgcttcgtgggtgattgttgttgatgtgtgcagagggtccctggttcgcgcccgggtatgggcgaggggacggtttaaagttAGACAGAAATCCACAGTGGGTaatcatttggagcctggtctgcttaAGTGTGCATCTCCTTTTATTGTAgcccacattttttatttaacattgttACCAGGAACTATTCCAAAAGCATGGAAATCTGCATATGTGCTGCCACTCCATTACGGTGGGGATTCAAAACTACCTTGTTTAGCTAAGGTTGTTGAATACTTGGTTAATGTACAACCTCGTTCCTTTTTATCTGataattttatttttaatataaaCCAATCAGGGTCTAGGTCTACTGCCACAGAAGCCACGCTAGTTGTTAATGATCTTGTCAATGTCTTGGATGCTGTGCTGCCTTGTTTATGGACCTGTCAAAGCATTCGACACTGTTGGTCATTCTGTTTTGCGGAAGAAATGATCAAGAATAGGCCTGGGATATACAGCCTGTTTATGGTTTCAGAATTATCTTAGCGACAGAACTCAGGTCAGCTTGACAGAGGGGGTTCATTCTGAATTTCTTGAGATTCAAAAAGGTGTTCCTCAGGGTTTGAGGGTTTGACATTATTGTTCACCTTGTATATTAATGACACACTGTTAATACTTGTAACATTcatctctatgcagatgacacagttcTGTATTCCTGTGCCAACTCGGTGCAGCAGGCCATTCATGAACTTCAGCATGGCAATGATTCATTTCAGAAATCACTTACAGATCTTAAATTCGTGTTGAATACAAGTAAAACCAAGCTCATGCTGTTCTCTAGGTCACAGAATGTTGACCCCGAGGACCTGCATATTTGCGCTACAAATGGAGCCCAAATTGAGGTTGTTTCTCAATATAAGTACCTGGGTGTCTGGATTGATGTTGTCCTTCGTAACGCATATAGAAAATCTGACTAAGAAGCTAAGATCCAAGATGGTTTTTTTATACTGAAATAAATCATGCCTCAGTATTGAAAATAGGCAAAAGATTGTTCAAACAACACTTCTCCCCGTATTGGATGTTGGTGATATTGTGCATGCAGCAACCTCTGTTTTAAAACCCTTGGACACAGTCTATCATTCCGCATTACCTTTTATCACAGGGGACAATTTTAGGACTCATCATTGTAGTCTGTATAAAAATGTGGGAtggacctctctgtctgtaagaaGAGAGCTGCATACTCGTATTTATTTACAAAGCAATATTACAGAAACTCCCTTCATATGTAACTTTATTCATTAAGTTAAGAATCATAAGTTACCAAACCCATTCTCAGGAATGGATAACAGTAGAGATTTCTTCAGTCTCCACAGATTTGGTCAAATCTGCATTTAGTTTTTTTGCCCCTAATTTGTGGAACAGTCTGCAGAGTTCACTGCAGTTACATGTGCTGGTGCCACTCAGGCAGTTGAAATTATTgattgaggacctctatgtagttcaATGGGATTGCTTttattaaatatgtttattttgtTATGGTGTGctgaattatattattttatacacaTATATGTGTATGTTTTATTGTTGTATTTTTATTGTAATGTATACAGGGCTCTCTTGTAAAATAGACTTTTAATCTCAATatgacttttttttaaattaagcaataaggcacaagggggtttggtatatggccaatataccaaggtTAAAGGCTGTTCTTGCGCACgatgcaacacggagtgcctggacacagcccttagccgtggtacattggccaaataccacaaacctccgaggtgccttattgctattataaactggttaccaatgtaattagagcagtaaaaataaatgttttgtcatacccgtggtatatggtctgatataccactgctgtcagccaatcaccattcagggctcgaaccatccAGTTAATAAGTACATTTATATATACAAATACACCCAGTGTATTTACACAAATGAAGCCCAtatcattttctttattttagcACACATAAGAAACTGATACCATTagaaaatgtatatataactGCAAATTTGACCAATTTAATACCTGAATTCCCACCAAAATCCCTGAACATTCATTAATTgtcaattttttaaatgtattttttatttaactaggcaagtaagttaagaacacattcttatttacaatgatggcctaccccggccaaacccggacgacgctggaccaattgtgcgctaccctatgggactccaagtCACGGCCAGatgagatacagcctggaatcaaaccagggactgtagcgatgcctcctgcactgagatgcagtgcattagaccgctgtGTCACTCGGGAGCCAAATAGTGtgttccctgaccgggaatcgaacccaggCTGTGGGAgcaccgaatcctaaccactagactagactagactatccATCAAATTGATAAAACAATTTAAAACGTTTTGAGTATTT is a window of Oncorhynchus kisutch isolate 150728-3 linkage group LG3, Okis_V2, whole genome shotgun sequence DNA encoding:
- the LOC109887888 gene encoding uncharacterized protein LOC109887888 produces the protein MLRYSSPGSVTTTEDSPEQPSERRIRRLRLTLHTGDNGQNETKKPTSGTQEEKVVNGTWKKKNTLIQRERPAGSESPVQHLSAATNGELETSLQRQHGPKVYGVLQGTGSDRQQEVMACEWSVNHLKDEMSYIKEVRDSLEKVRERMYGQFGGMQHSMQKLSQDIRTANSQRKTLEKEVRVRTAAMDSFDQMNSSLISANIDLQKSLLESCHNRVDSRDEMKSLRSSFQQAEERLKEREKQLELAQAENHTLKLKVESSQEANSHAVQEVTARLQRQYEERLQEEQRKHREEIEKLQAQIDEYIRRLEEAEKNAKIAEAKIAERDQRISEVERLLDCMGQEKGHLQKKLQECEQRLRSMEVTNKTDATVAKSSQTLEEEAGELRERIKHLNDMVFCQQRKVKGMIEEVESLRAKVAQKDMFISELLDRIAIVECENNELEDKLKYFMSVQSVPREVVQTREIGVGCDLLPRPEIQGYEIETNVQPPAAHYQPRQTPIHPSSTEYLGQSRTFRSGLPPPSRLESSLLRYTPPEYSRYLSTNSSRSFGTLTSPTLSTSGPLSPDQSSTEEPASVPITDKASSPETDISAPSCSRPRSSPSKIYTPFMKLMEITAKINIDDTLFGKLIWAGFRLVATSLLTMSSSSWAAPSERQGQVGDLKTKSKEELGELLSRQDKLLSNKLIRYVINRRFIQTLPDKGKKISDFAERICLALAHNEEEERKQDMLSSVRTELQSKYQQALTQRPRGSQNKPGTSQHRRQAGDTAPGNVQELDISPLSPDVQESKTVDTLKEDSVSKISAAGTMNMAQAGDDAEVSPDSDRTKESDLAEALQRVTLSDHSTGSSGSLKDTFNRPATGNPFLGRQPQKKPHYIEVLERTEKDPVTRRQKYKPNQFAHNTDGSPSGSLSPNQSPGGLLPSPVLSVEARRERDRKHIDDITAARLPLLHYGPAQLLTLEQSADLLREQTRKHQELQAKLAAQKLSEGLRFSTGSYVVEGGSLGPYREVHDDGAQLSSEED